A window of candidate division WOR-3 bacterium contains these coding sequences:
- the fabD gene encoding ACP S-malonyltransferase, whose amino-acid sequence MEKLCFIFPGQGSQYVGMGKDLYDSFNRAKELYDTAEDILQLNIKKLSFEGPAESLQKTIFTQPAILVHSIVCFEILKDLGVEPHLACGHSLGEYTALYSAGVLSFESVLKLVKKRGELMFQEGERKPGTMAAILGLADDVVTELCNDTLGIVVPANFNAPGQIVISGEPEAVKQVCEMATQKGALKTIMLPVSGAFHSPLLEESAENFKEYLKSFEFYPPKFPIIPNRTGTVTDKIEEIRQALEEQLINPVLWTKSIQSAQTLGFTTFLEVGPGRVLSGLVKRIDKTLKVMNIGTAEELNNFNLK is encoded by the coding sequence ATGGAAAAGTTATGTTTTATTTTTCCCGGACAGGGTTCACAATATGTTGGGATGGGTAAAGATTTGTATGATTCATTTAATCGGGCAAAAGAACTTTACGACACAGCCGAAGATATTTTACAACTTAATATAAAAAAATTATCTTTTGAAGGCCCGGCTGAATCTTTACAAAAGACGATTTTTACCCAACCGGCAATTTTAGTCCACTCAATTGTTTGTTTTGAAATCTTAAAAGATTTAGGTGTAGAACCTCATTTAGCCTGTGGTCATAGTTTAGGCGAATATACCGCTTTATACAGTGCTGGCGTTTTAAGTTTCGAGTCAGTCCTCAAATTAGTAAAGAAAAGAGGCGAATTGATGTTTCAAGAAGGTGAAAGAAAACCCGGGACAATGGCAGCAATACTTGGTCTTGCTGATGATGTAGTGACGGAATTATGTAACGATACTCTCGGAATAGTTGTGCCGGCAAATTTTAATGCGCCAGGCCAGATAGTTATTTCAGGTGAACCTGAGGCTGTAAAACAAGTTTGTGAAATGGCAACACAGAAAGGTGCCTTAAAAACAATTATGCTACCTGTGAGCGGTGCTTTCCATTCACCATTATTAGAGGAGTCAGCCGAGAATTTTAAGGAATATTTAAAATCATTTGAGTTTTATCCGCCTAAATTTCCGATTATTCCCAATCGCACAGGAACTGTTACAGATAAAATCGAAGAGATTCGCCAAGCCTTGGAAGAACAATTGATAAATCCGGTATTATGGACCAAATCAATCCAAAGTGCCCAAACCCTTGGATTTACTACATTCCTTGAAGTTGGTCCAGGTCGTGTGTTGTCCGGTTTAGTAAAAAGGATTGATAAAACATTAAAGGTAATGAATATTGGCACCGCAGAAGAATTAAATAACTTTAACTTGAAGTAA